From Streptomyces sp. CMB-StM0423, a single genomic window includes:
- a CDS encoding CaiB/BaiF CoA transferase family protein: protein MTHTPSSAASSAPASGDPASPAPPAPLAGLRVLDLATLFAGPLAATMLGDFGAEVVKVEHPAKPDPSRGHGPAKDGVGLWWKLLGRNKKNVTLDLSTPGGRDVLLRLAAGSDVIVENFRPGTLEKWGLGWAELSAANPRLVLARVTGFGQFGPYARRPGFGTLAEAMSGFAAVTGEPDGPPTLPPFGLADSVAALSTAYAVMTALAGRDRTGRGQVVDMAIIEPMLTVLGPQPLWYDQLGYVQPRTGNRSTNNAPRNTYRTADGRWLAVSTSAQSIAERVMRLVGRPELIEEPWFGTGAGRAAHAGELDEAVGGWIARHDAATVVAAFEKAQAAVAPVYDIRDVMADEQYRALGSITEVEDEELGTLKMQNVLFRLSETPGAIRWAGRPHGADTDAVLAGLGLTGAEIAGLRDEGAV from the coding sequence ATGACCCACACCCCCTCCTCCGCCGCTTCCAGCGCTCCCGCTTCCGGCGACCCCGCCTCCCCGGCGCCGCCGGCCCCGCTCGCCGGGCTGCGCGTCCTGGACCTCGCGACGCTCTTCGCCGGGCCGCTGGCCGCGACCATGCTCGGCGACTTCGGCGCCGAGGTCGTCAAGGTCGAGCACCCCGCCAAACCCGACCCCTCGCGCGGCCACGGCCCCGCCAAGGACGGCGTCGGCCTGTGGTGGAAGCTGCTCGGCCGCAACAAGAAGAACGTCACCCTCGACCTGTCCACGCCCGGCGGGCGCGACGTGCTGCTGCGGCTGGCGGCCGGATCCGACGTGATCGTCGAGAACTTCCGCCCCGGCACGCTGGAGAAGTGGGGCCTCGGCTGGGCGGAGCTGTCCGCTGCCAACCCCCGGCTGGTGCTCGCCCGGGTCACCGGCTTCGGCCAGTTCGGCCCGTACGCCCGCCGCCCCGGGTTCGGCACCCTCGCCGAGGCGATGAGCGGCTTCGCCGCCGTCACCGGCGAGCCGGACGGGCCGCCGACGCTGCCGCCGTTCGGCCTCGCGGACTCCGTCGCCGCGCTCTCCACCGCCTACGCCGTGATGACCGCGCTCGCCGGGCGGGACCGCACCGGGCGCGGGCAGGTGGTCGACATGGCCATCATCGAGCCGATGCTGACGGTGCTCGGCCCGCAGCCGCTCTGGTACGACCAGCTCGGCTACGTCCAGCCGCGTACCGGCAACCGCTCCACCAACAACGCGCCGCGCAACACCTACCGCACCGCCGACGGCCGCTGGCTCGCCGTCTCCACCTCCGCGCAGTCGATCGCCGAGCGCGTGATGCGGCTCGTCGGGCGGCCCGAGCTGATCGAGGAGCCGTGGTTCGGCACCGGCGCCGGCCGGGCGGCGCACGCCGGGGAGCTGGACGAGGCGGTCGGCGGGTGGATCGCGCGGCACGACGCGGCGACGGTCGTCGCGGCCTTCGAGAAGGCGCAGGCGGCGGTGGCGCCGGTGTACGACATACGCGACGTGATGGCCGACGAGCAGTACCGGGCGCTGGGCTCGATCACCGAGGTCGAGGACGAGGAACTGGGCACGCTGAAGATGCAGAACGTGCTCTTCCGGCTCTCCGAGACCCCGGGCGCGATCCGCTGGGCCGGCCGGCCGCACGGCGCGGACACCGACGCGGTGCTGGCCGGGCTGGGGCTGACCGGCGCGGAGATAGCCGGGCTGCGCGACGAGGGGGCGGTGTGA
- a CDS encoding ribokinase, producing the protein MTTTPQATLAVFGSVNMDLVAYAATAPLRGETVSGREFRTVPGGKGANQAVAAARAGGAVTMIGAVGADAFGGELRAALDGAGVDTAGLRTAPGASGTAHIVVDDDGGNSIVVVPGANGTVTGLAPGDDERIAAAGTLLLQLELPMDGVVAAAEAARGHGVRTVLTPAPARPLPGRLLAATDLLVPNEHEAAALTGRSDPHQAAAALLEQVPEVVVTLGGAGSLYAARGQEPVVVPALAVRAVDTTAAGDTFVGALCVAYAEGRPMPAALAWAAAAAALAVQRPGASSSMPERAEIDRLAAEGP; encoded by the coding sequence ATGACGACCACTCCCCAAGCGACGCTCGCCGTCTTCGGCAGCGTCAACATGGACCTCGTGGCGTACGCCGCCACCGCCCCGCTGCGCGGCGAGACCGTCTCGGGACGGGAGTTCCGCACCGTGCCCGGCGGCAAGGGCGCCAACCAGGCCGTCGCCGCCGCCCGCGCGGGCGGGGCGGTGACGATGATCGGCGCGGTCGGCGCCGACGCCTTCGGCGGCGAGCTGCGCGCCGCGCTCGACGGCGCCGGCGTGGACACCGCGGGGCTGCGCACCGCCCCGGGCGCCAGCGGCACCGCGCACATCGTCGTCGACGACGACGGCGGCAACTCCATCGTCGTCGTCCCCGGCGCCAACGGCACCGTCACCGGGCTCGCCCCCGGCGACGACGAGCGCATCGCCGCCGCCGGGACCCTCCTGCTCCAACTGGAGCTGCCGATGGACGGCGTGGTGGCCGCCGCCGAGGCGGCCCGCGGGCACGGCGTACGCACCGTGCTCACCCCCGCACCCGCCCGGCCGCTGCCCGGCCGGCTGCTCGCCGCCACCGACCTGCTCGTCCCCAACGAGCACGAGGCCGCCGCGCTGACCGGCAGATCCGACCCCCACCAGGCAGCGGCTGCACTGCTGGAGCAGGTGCCGGAGGTCGTCGTCACCCTCGGCGGCGCGGGCAGCCTGTACGCGGCGCGCGGTCAGGAGCCCGTCGTCGTGCCGGCGCTCGCGGTCCGGGCCGTCGACACCACGGCCGCGGGCGACACCTTCGTCGGCGCGCTGTGCGTGGCGTACGCCGAGGGCCGGCCGATGCCGGCGGCGCTGGCGTGGGCGGCGGCCGCCGCCGCGCTCGCCGTCCAGCGGCCGGGCGCGTCGTCGTCCATGCCGGAGCGCGCGGAGATCGACCGGCTGGCGGCCGAGGGCCCGTGA